Proteins from one Pithys albifrons albifrons isolate INPA30051 chromosome 2, PitAlb_v1, whole genome shotgun sequence genomic window:
- the LOC139685098 gene encoding phosphofurin acidic cluster sorting protein 1-like isoform X3: protein METELELTFSLQYPHFLKRDGNKLQIMLQRRKRYKNRTILGYKTLAVGIINMAEVMQHPTDGGQLLGLHSNMKDVNIRVAEISIYSLSSQPIDHEDGSGPSGPKIKASDRSPDIDNYSEEEDDSFSSEQEASDDAVQGQDLFDEEDDLRKTKKARRKMIRTTSMTRQPNFKQKFVALLKRFKVTEEVLDSDPVDQTQEVEEDLGLLYDSLEECNNSDSGPEIEDNESVHSTPKPTLRRFFEGVSHSGSQTEIGSLHSQKGQDQESGSPGEADKRKSGAQRPQEESGVEVPAVELATEEPCPRLAPSEAATREGSVDRLGPGTKVELPSAVSPSKAESKQLWRPRSTSVKDRQSSKGQGGRASSLDSESSPDSWHSTQVPRKSVYDQLNQILVSDEQLPESIVLVNVTEWQGQYVSEQLQAHKQLVVSTCSVADIQAAFNTTVSRIQRYCNCNSHMPPPVKVVVAGDQSYLSVVLRFFVEQLASKTPDWLNYLRFLLVPLGSHPLAKYLASVDNKYSTLFLDTAWRELFSRAEPPTADTVDIAGRVAQFIAGASLSHQLPISEAMLTYKQKRKRSLYFDFYISPDEESCQKFVPFVGVVKVGLVEQSFSASVDSDDATVCTPSLLSSAPASSGVTPYGKETVSTPPPSPSVSSGLSGAGSLSPGVEVMGLQVDYWTTQGLDRKKEGDKRETGIKNTLKSNFRSLQVSRIPGTGELVPPSTMAMTVVTKEKNKKVMFLSKKPKEKDLEPKSQVIEGITRLICTAKHQNTMLRVSIDGVEWNDVKFFQLAAQWPTHVKYLPVGIFGYSKSV from the exons ATGGAGACTGAGCTGGAGCTGACCTTCTCACTGCAG TACCCACATTTCCTCAAGAGAGATGGTAACAAACTACAGATCATGCTGCAGCGGAGGAAGAGATACAAGAACCGCACGATCCTGGGCTACAAGACTCTTGCAGTGGGCATCATTAACATGGCCGAG GTGATGCAGCACCCAACGGATGGTGGGCAACTTCTAGGCCTCCACAGCAACATGAAGGATGTGAACATCCGAGTGGCTGAAATCAGTATCTACTCTTTGTCCAGCCAGCCCATTGACCATGAGGATGGGAGTGGCCCCTCAGGTCCTAAAATCAAAGCTTCAG ATCGCTCCCCAGACATTGATAACTACTCTGAAGAAGAGGATGACAGTTTCTCCTCAGAGCAGGAAGCCAGCGATGATGCTGTGCAGGGTCAG GATCTGTTTGATGAAGAGGATGACTTGAGGAAAACGAAGAAGGCCAGGAGAAAAATGATCCGAACCACATCAATGACCAGA CAACCAAACTTCAAGCAGAAATTTGTGGCTTTGCTGAAGAGGTTTAAAGTGACAGAAGAG GTCCTGGACTCTGACCCTGTAGACCAGACCCAGGAGGTGGAAGAAGACCTTGGCTTGCTCTATGACAGCCTGGAAGAGTGCAACAACAGTGACAGCGGCCCAGAGATTGAGGACAATGAGAGTGTGCACAGCACACCCAAGCCCACCCTGAG GCGTTTCTTTGAGGGAGTCTCTCATTCTGGTTCCCAGACTGAGATCGGCAGTCTGCACAGCCAGAAAGGGCAGGATCAAGAGTCGGGCAGCCCT GGCGAGGCAGACAAGCGGAAGTCAGGAGCACAGCGGCCACAGGAAGAGTCCGGAGTGGAGGTCCCTGCAGTG GAGCTGGCTACAGAGGAGCCATGTCCACGGCTAGCCCCCTCAGAGGCTGCCACGAGGGAGGGCAGCGTGGATAGACTGGGCCCTGGGACCAAAGTCGAGCtccccagtgctgtgtcccCCAG caaggcagagagcAAGCAGTTGTGGCGTCCCCGCAGCACCTCTGTGAAGGACCGGCAGAGCTCAAAGGGACAGGGTGGCCGTGCCAGCAGCCTGGACAGTGAGAGCTCTCCAGACTCGTGGCACAGCACCCAG GTGCCCCGAAAGTCTGTTTACGATCAACTGAACCAGATCCTGGTCTCAGATGAGCAGCTTCCTGAGAGCATTGTGCTGGTGAATGTCACTGagtggcagggacag TACGTGagtgagcagctccaggcacacAAGCAGTTGGTTGTATCCACCTGCTCCGTGGCGGACATCCAGGCAGCCTTCAACACCACTGTCTCCCGCATCCAGCGATA CTGTAACTGTAATTCTCATATGCCTCCCCCGGTGAAggtggtggtggcaggggaCCAGAGCTACCTGAGTGTTGTCCTCCGTTTCTTTGTGGAGCAACTGGCCAGCAAGACACCTGACTGGCTCAACTACCTTCGCTTCCTGCTTGTGCCGCTGG GCTCTCACCCTCTGGCCAAGTACCTGGCCTCAGTGGATAACAAATACAGCACTCTCTTCTTGGACACAGCATGGCGAGAGCTGttcagcagggctgagccaccCACTGCAG ACACTGTGGACATTGCTGGCCGTGTTGCCCAGTTCATCGCTGGAGCCAGCCTCTCTCACCAGCTCCCCATCTCTGAGGCGATGCTGACATACAAGCAGAAGAG GAAGAGAAGTctctattttgatttttatatcaG CCCCGACGAGGAGTCCTGCCAGAAGTTTGTCCCCTTTGTGGGG GTGGTGAAGGTGGGCCTGGTGGAGCAGTCTTTCAGTGCCTCTG TGGACTCGGATGATGCCACAGTCTGcaccccctccctgctgagCTCAGCACCAGCCAGCAGTGGAGTGACTCCCTACGGCAAGGAGACCGTGAGCACTCCACCACCCTCCCCATCCGTCAGCAGTGGCCTCTCTGGTGCTGG GTCTCTGAGCCCTGGTGTGGAGGTGATGGGCCTGCAGGTGGACTACTGGACAACACAAGGGCTGGACAGGAAGAAGGAGGGTGACAAGCGGGAGACGGGTATCAAGAACACACTCAAGAGCAACTTCCGCTCACTTCAGGTCAGCCgcatccctggcacaggggaacTGGTGCCCCCCAGCACCATGGCCATGACTGTGGTCaccaaggagaaaaacaagaaag TGATGTTCCTGAGCAAGAAACCTAAAGAAAAGGACTTGGAACCCAAAAGCCAAGTTATCGAAGGGATCACACGCCTCATCTGCACTGCCAAGCACCAGAACACCATGTTGCGAG TCTCCATAGATGGAGTGGAGTGGAATGACGTGAAGTTTttccagctggcagcacagtGGCCAACACACGTCAAGTACCTCCCTGTGGGTATCTTTGGCTACTCAAAGAGTGTGTGA
- the LOC139685098 gene encoding phosphofurin acidic cluster sorting protein 1-like isoform X1 yields the protein MAAAAGSALGSGPAGGPPAAAGGAAAAMAVAGPGPVPVPVPMNLFATWEIDRSAPSCVPRLCSLRLKKLTVLKELDKELSSVLIAVKIQGSKRVLRSNEYVLPPGGLMETELELTFSLQYPHFLKRDGNKLQIMLQRRKRYKNRTILGYKTLAVGIINMAEVMQHPTDGGQLLGLHSNMKDVNIRVAEISIYSLSSQPIDHEDGSGPSGPKIKASDRSPDIDNYSEEEDDSFSSEQEASDDAVQGQDLFDEEDDLRKTKKARRKMIRTTSMTRQPNFKQKFVALLKRFKVTEEVLDSDPVDQTQEVEEDLGLLYDSLEECNNSDSGPEIEDNESVHSTPKPTLRRFFEGVSHSGSQTEIGSLHSQKGQDQESGSPGEADKRKSGAQRPQEESGVEVPAVELATEEPCPRLAPSEAATREGSVDRLGPGTKVELPSAVSPSKAESKQLWRPRSTSVKDRQSSKGQGGRASSLDSESSPDSWHSTQVPRKSVYDQLNQILVSDEQLPESIVLVNVTEWQGQYVSEQLQAHKQLVVSTCSVADIQAAFNTTVSRIQRYCNCNSHMPPPVKVVVAGDQSYLSVVLRFFVEQLASKTPDWLNYLRFLLVPLGSHPLAKYLASVDNKYSTLFLDTAWRELFSRAEPPTADTVDIAGRVAQFIAGASLSHQLPISEAMLTYKQKRKRSLYFDFYISPDEESCQKFVPFVGVVKVGLVEQSFSASVDSDDATVCTPSLLSSAPASSGVTPYGKETVSTPPPSPSVSSGLSGAGSLSPGVEVMGLQVDYWTTQGLDRKKEGDKRETGIKNTLKSNFRSLQVSRIPGTGELVPPSTMAMTVVTKEKNKKVMFLSKKPKEKDLEPKSQVIEGITRLICTAKHQNTMLRVSIDGVEWNDVKFFQLAAQWPTHVKYLPVGIFGYSKSV from the exons GCTCTGCAGTCTGCGCCTGAAGAAACTTACGGTGCTGAAAGAGCTGGACAaggagctgagctctgtgctTATCGCTGTGAAGATTCAG GGTTCAAAGCGAGTCCTGAGATCAAATGAATACGTCCTTCCGCCTGGAGGCCTGATGGAGACTGAGCTGGAGCTGACCTTCTCACTGCAG TACCCACATTTCCTCAAGAGAGATGGTAACAAACTACAGATCATGCTGCAGCGGAGGAAGAGATACAAGAACCGCACGATCCTGGGCTACAAGACTCTTGCAGTGGGCATCATTAACATGGCCGAG GTGATGCAGCACCCAACGGATGGTGGGCAACTTCTAGGCCTCCACAGCAACATGAAGGATGTGAACATCCGAGTGGCTGAAATCAGTATCTACTCTTTGTCCAGCCAGCCCATTGACCATGAGGATGGGAGTGGCCCCTCAGGTCCTAAAATCAAAGCTTCAG ATCGCTCCCCAGACATTGATAACTACTCTGAAGAAGAGGATGACAGTTTCTCCTCAGAGCAGGAAGCCAGCGATGATGCTGTGCAGGGTCAG GATCTGTTTGATGAAGAGGATGACTTGAGGAAAACGAAGAAGGCCAGGAGAAAAATGATCCGAACCACATCAATGACCAGA CAACCAAACTTCAAGCAGAAATTTGTGGCTTTGCTGAAGAGGTTTAAAGTGACAGAAGAG GTCCTGGACTCTGACCCTGTAGACCAGACCCAGGAGGTGGAAGAAGACCTTGGCTTGCTCTATGACAGCCTGGAAGAGTGCAACAACAGTGACAGCGGCCCAGAGATTGAGGACAATGAGAGTGTGCACAGCACACCCAAGCCCACCCTGAG GCGTTTCTTTGAGGGAGTCTCTCATTCTGGTTCCCAGACTGAGATCGGCAGTCTGCACAGCCAGAAAGGGCAGGATCAAGAGTCGGGCAGCCCT GGCGAGGCAGACAAGCGGAAGTCAGGAGCACAGCGGCCACAGGAAGAGTCCGGAGTGGAGGTCCCTGCAGTG GAGCTGGCTACAGAGGAGCCATGTCCACGGCTAGCCCCCTCAGAGGCTGCCACGAGGGAGGGCAGCGTGGATAGACTGGGCCCTGGGACCAAAGTCGAGCtccccagtgctgtgtcccCCAG caaggcagagagcAAGCAGTTGTGGCGTCCCCGCAGCACCTCTGTGAAGGACCGGCAGAGCTCAAAGGGACAGGGTGGCCGTGCCAGCAGCCTGGACAGTGAGAGCTCTCCAGACTCGTGGCACAGCACCCAG GTGCCCCGAAAGTCTGTTTACGATCAACTGAACCAGATCCTGGTCTCAGATGAGCAGCTTCCTGAGAGCATTGTGCTGGTGAATGTCACTGagtggcagggacag TACGTGagtgagcagctccaggcacacAAGCAGTTGGTTGTATCCACCTGCTCCGTGGCGGACATCCAGGCAGCCTTCAACACCACTGTCTCCCGCATCCAGCGATA CTGTAACTGTAATTCTCATATGCCTCCCCCGGTGAAggtggtggtggcaggggaCCAGAGCTACCTGAGTGTTGTCCTCCGTTTCTTTGTGGAGCAACTGGCCAGCAAGACACCTGACTGGCTCAACTACCTTCGCTTCCTGCTTGTGCCGCTGG GCTCTCACCCTCTGGCCAAGTACCTGGCCTCAGTGGATAACAAATACAGCACTCTCTTCTTGGACACAGCATGGCGAGAGCTGttcagcagggctgagccaccCACTGCAG ACACTGTGGACATTGCTGGCCGTGTTGCCCAGTTCATCGCTGGAGCCAGCCTCTCTCACCAGCTCCCCATCTCTGAGGCGATGCTGACATACAAGCAGAAGAG GAAGAGAAGTctctattttgatttttatatcaG CCCCGACGAGGAGTCCTGCCAGAAGTTTGTCCCCTTTGTGGGG GTGGTGAAGGTGGGCCTGGTGGAGCAGTCTTTCAGTGCCTCTG TGGACTCGGATGATGCCACAGTCTGcaccccctccctgctgagCTCAGCACCAGCCAGCAGTGGAGTGACTCCCTACGGCAAGGAGACCGTGAGCACTCCACCACCCTCCCCATCCGTCAGCAGTGGCCTCTCTGGTGCTGG GTCTCTGAGCCCTGGTGTGGAGGTGATGGGCCTGCAGGTGGACTACTGGACAACACAAGGGCTGGACAGGAAGAAGGAGGGTGACAAGCGGGAGACGGGTATCAAGAACACACTCAAGAGCAACTTCCGCTCACTTCAGGTCAGCCgcatccctggcacaggggaacTGGTGCCCCCCAGCACCATGGCCATGACTGTGGTCaccaaggagaaaaacaagaaag TGATGTTCCTGAGCAAGAAACCTAAAGAAAAGGACTTGGAACCCAAAAGCCAAGTTATCGAAGGGATCACACGCCTCATCTGCACTGCCAAGCACCAGAACACCATGTTGCGAG TCTCCATAGATGGAGTGGAGTGGAATGACGTGAAGTTTttccagctggcagcacagtGGCCAACACACGTCAAGTACCTCCCTGTGGGTATCTTTGGCTACTCAAAGAGTGTGTGA
- the LOC139685098 gene encoding phosphofurin acidic cluster sorting protein 1-like isoform X2, with translation MAAAAGSALGSGPAGGPPAAAGGAAAAMAVAGPGPVPVPVPMNLFATWEIDRSAPSCVPRLCSLRLKKLTVLKELDKELSSVLIAVKIQGSKRVLRSNEYVLPPGGLMETELELTFSLQYPHFLKRDGNKLQIMLQRRKRYKNRTILGYKTLAVGIINMAEVMQHPTDGGQLLGLHSNMKDVNIRVAEISIYSLSSQPIDHEDGSGPSGPKIKASDRSPDIDNYSEEEDDSFSSEQEASDDAVQGQDLFDEEDDLRKTKKARRKMIRTTSMTRQPNFKQKFVALLKRFKVTEEVLDSDPVDQTQEVEEDLGLLYDSLEECNNSDSGPEIEDNESVHSTPKPTLRRFFEGVSHSGSQTEIGSLHSQKGQDQESGSPGEADKRKSGAQRPQEESGVEVPAVELATEEPCPRLAPSEAATREGSVDRLGPGTKVELPSAVSPSKAESKQLWRPRSTSVKDRQSSKGQGGRASSLDSESSPDSWHSTQVPRKSVYDQLNQILVSDEQLPESIVLVNVTEWQGQYVSEQLQAHKQLVVSTCSVADIQAAFNTTVSRIQRYCNCNSHMPPPVKVVVAGDQSYLSVVLRFFVEQLASKTPDWLNYLRFLLVPLGSHPLAKYLASVDNKYSTLFLDTAWRELFSRAEPPTADTVDIAGRVAQFIAGASLSHQLPISEAMLTYKQKSPDEESCQKFVPFVGVVKVGLVEQSFSASVDSDDATVCTPSLLSSAPASSGVTPYGKETVSTPPPSPSVSSGLSGAGSLSPGVEVMGLQVDYWTTQGLDRKKEGDKRETGIKNTLKSNFRSLQVSRIPGTGELVPPSTMAMTVVTKEKNKKVMFLSKKPKEKDLEPKSQVIEGITRLICTAKHQNTMLRVSIDGVEWNDVKFFQLAAQWPTHVKYLPVGIFGYSKSV, from the exons GCTCTGCAGTCTGCGCCTGAAGAAACTTACGGTGCTGAAAGAGCTGGACAaggagctgagctctgtgctTATCGCTGTGAAGATTCAG GGTTCAAAGCGAGTCCTGAGATCAAATGAATACGTCCTTCCGCCTGGAGGCCTGATGGAGACTGAGCTGGAGCTGACCTTCTCACTGCAG TACCCACATTTCCTCAAGAGAGATGGTAACAAACTACAGATCATGCTGCAGCGGAGGAAGAGATACAAGAACCGCACGATCCTGGGCTACAAGACTCTTGCAGTGGGCATCATTAACATGGCCGAG GTGATGCAGCACCCAACGGATGGTGGGCAACTTCTAGGCCTCCACAGCAACATGAAGGATGTGAACATCCGAGTGGCTGAAATCAGTATCTACTCTTTGTCCAGCCAGCCCATTGACCATGAGGATGGGAGTGGCCCCTCAGGTCCTAAAATCAAAGCTTCAG ATCGCTCCCCAGACATTGATAACTACTCTGAAGAAGAGGATGACAGTTTCTCCTCAGAGCAGGAAGCCAGCGATGATGCTGTGCAGGGTCAG GATCTGTTTGATGAAGAGGATGACTTGAGGAAAACGAAGAAGGCCAGGAGAAAAATGATCCGAACCACATCAATGACCAGA CAACCAAACTTCAAGCAGAAATTTGTGGCTTTGCTGAAGAGGTTTAAAGTGACAGAAGAG GTCCTGGACTCTGACCCTGTAGACCAGACCCAGGAGGTGGAAGAAGACCTTGGCTTGCTCTATGACAGCCTGGAAGAGTGCAACAACAGTGACAGCGGCCCAGAGATTGAGGACAATGAGAGTGTGCACAGCACACCCAAGCCCACCCTGAG GCGTTTCTTTGAGGGAGTCTCTCATTCTGGTTCCCAGACTGAGATCGGCAGTCTGCACAGCCAGAAAGGGCAGGATCAAGAGTCGGGCAGCCCT GGCGAGGCAGACAAGCGGAAGTCAGGAGCACAGCGGCCACAGGAAGAGTCCGGAGTGGAGGTCCCTGCAGTG GAGCTGGCTACAGAGGAGCCATGTCCACGGCTAGCCCCCTCAGAGGCTGCCACGAGGGAGGGCAGCGTGGATAGACTGGGCCCTGGGACCAAAGTCGAGCtccccagtgctgtgtcccCCAG caaggcagagagcAAGCAGTTGTGGCGTCCCCGCAGCACCTCTGTGAAGGACCGGCAGAGCTCAAAGGGACAGGGTGGCCGTGCCAGCAGCCTGGACAGTGAGAGCTCTCCAGACTCGTGGCACAGCACCCAG GTGCCCCGAAAGTCTGTTTACGATCAACTGAACCAGATCCTGGTCTCAGATGAGCAGCTTCCTGAGAGCATTGTGCTGGTGAATGTCACTGagtggcagggacag TACGTGagtgagcagctccaggcacacAAGCAGTTGGTTGTATCCACCTGCTCCGTGGCGGACATCCAGGCAGCCTTCAACACCACTGTCTCCCGCATCCAGCGATA CTGTAACTGTAATTCTCATATGCCTCCCCCGGTGAAggtggtggtggcaggggaCCAGAGCTACCTGAGTGTTGTCCTCCGTTTCTTTGTGGAGCAACTGGCCAGCAAGACACCTGACTGGCTCAACTACCTTCGCTTCCTGCTTGTGCCGCTGG GCTCTCACCCTCTGGCCAAGTACCTGGCCTCAGTGGATAACAAATACAGCACTCTCTTCTTGGACACAGCATGGCGAGAGCTGttcagcagggctgagccaccCACTGCAG ACACTGTGGACATTGCTGGCCGTGTTGCCCAGTTCATCGCTGGAGCCAGCCTCTCTCACCAGCTCCCCATCTCTGAGGCGATGCTGACATACAAGCAGAAGAG CCCCGACGAGGAGTCCTGCCAGAAGTTTGTCCCCTTTGTGGGG GTGGTGAAGGTGGGCCTGGTGGAGCAGTCTTTCAGTGCCTCTG TGGACTCGGATGATGCCACAGTCTGcaccccctccctgctgagCTCAGCACCAGCCAGCAGTGGAGTGACTCCCTACGGCAAGGAGACCGTGAGCACTCCACCACCCTCCCCATCCGTCAGCAGTGGCCTCTCTGGTGCTGG GTCTCTGAGCCCTGGTGTGGAGGTGATGGGCCTGCAGGTGGACTACTGGACAACACAAGGGCTGGACAGGAAGAAGGAGGGTGACAAGCGGGAGACGGGTATCAAGAACACACTCAAGAGCAACTTCCGCTCACTTCAGGTCAGCCgcatccctggcacaggggaacTGGTGCCCCCCAGCACCATGGCCATGACTGTGGTCaccaaggagaaaaacaagaaag TGATGTTCCTGAGCAAGAAACCTAAAGAAAAGGACTTGGAACCCAAAAGCCAAGTTATCGAAGGGATCACACGCCTCATCTGCACTGCCAAGCACCAGAACACCATGTTGCGAG TCTCCATAGATGGAGTGGAGTGGAATGACGTGAAGTTTttccagctggcagcacagtGGCCAACACACGTCAAGTACCTCCCTGTGGGTATCTTTGGCTACTCAAAGAGTGTGTGA